A genomic window from Silene latifolia isolate original U9 population chromosome 11, ASM4854445v1, whole genome shotgun sequence includes:
- the LOC141612789 gene encoding uncharacterized protein LOC141612789, which yields MPEASEVSTTVGPEDPHFIHHSDIPGIKLVGTVFDGRLWSLPQPAATASTAKSWQRCNDIVFSWILNSCSPEIGKSILYSNSAEIAWCELEDRFGQSNGAQLYGTQKKLTDFSQGNDSISTYFTKLKSIWDELDGMGMNPLCSCNCQCGAKIKQKKFQEDQRIVQFLMGLNDSFAVVRGTILMQNPLPKLSSIYNNLLQEEGQREIHNAVNFQADSAALYAGNSKGPYKGNYNGYNNSGFNNGNIGYHNNGYNQKNQFYKNQASGSNQQGHFNGRRGNFQQQSQPNFQHQNAQHQQQFSSKGKGQNIDDNAIPAVPIPFCNYCKKHGHKIEVCRHLQNRNRRFAGNVFNEQEGPIPSEGFVQAPNPGSNQVPNTAPGSSSGSFPFASGSSANFAGFNSSDDYNGPASSANFAAFDLIHIDLWGPYHTATYNGYKYFLTIVDDFTRCTWTHLLTCKGNAFVFIKSFIQMVDTQFGRKVKCIRLPSKVLDSLSPYQILFGKEPDLSHMRSFGCLVYASSPKPGRDKFSPRAVACVFLGYPFGKKAYKLLNLDNHSIMYSRDVVFHEHVFPYIKDDVHSFIPVSLSDCPEPTIPVATNAPHTSQTSEAVHTSTIHNTPSSIPNTTSQASTHVRQSTRQSRPPSYLQHYVCQTQHKTRSLCNFDICDHTLTSLCIQDFSMPNSMCMSVIVEPNSTIRNILPIQEPKNYEEASVYPEWQEAITAEFNALEANNTWSLVPLPPGKKSISCKWVFKVKHKSDGTIERYKARLVVKGFTQKEGIDYTKLFALL from the exons ATGCCAGAAGCTTCTGAAGTTAGCACTACTGTTGGTCCAGAAGATCCTCACTTCATACACCATTCTGATATTCCTGGAATTAAGCTGGTAGGCACTGTCTTTGATGGGCGGCTATGGAG CCTGCCTCAACCTGCAGCAACTGCATCTACAGCAAAATCTTGGCAACGCTGTAATGATATTGTGTTTTCCTGGATATTGAACTCGTGTTCTCCAGAAATTGGCAAATCGATTCTTTACAGCAACTCTGCAGAGATTGCTTGGTGTGAATTGGAAGATAGGTTTGGTCAAAGCAATGGTGCTCAGTTATATGGTACACAGAAAAAGTTAACTGATTTTTCTCAGGGAAACGATAGCATCTCAACCTATTTCACCAAGTTGAAATCAATTTGGGATGAACTAGATGGTATGGGTATGAACCCTCTCTGTTCCTGCAATTGTCAGTGTGGTGCCAAGATCAAGCAGAAGAAATTTCAAGAAGATCAAAGAATTGTTCAATTCTTGATGGGTCTAAATGACTCGTTTGCAGTTGTTAGGGGTACTATCTTAATGCAAAATCCTCTTCCTAAACTGTCATCCATTTACAATAATCTTCTTCAAGAAGAAGGTCAAAGAGAAATACATAATGCTGTCAATTTTCAGGCTGATTCCGCTGCTCTTTATGCTGGTAATTCCAAGGGTCCTTATAAGGGCAACTATAATGGTTACAATAATTCTGGTTTTAACAATGGAAATATTGGTTATCATAACAATGGGTATAATCAGAAGAATCAATTTTACAAGAATCAAGCTTCTGGTTCTAATCAACAAGGGCATTTTAATGGTAGACGAGGAAATTTTCAACAGCAATCTCAACCAAACTTTCAACACCAGAATGCTCAGCATCAACAACAATTCTCTAGTAAAGGAAAAGGGCAAAACATAGATGACAATGCTATTCCTGCAGTTCCCATTCCTTTCTGCAACTACTGCAAGAAGCATGGTCATAAGATTGAAGTTTGTAGGCATCTTCAGAATAGAAATAGGAGGTTTGCAGGCAACGTTTTTAATGAACAGGAAGGACCTATACCATCTGAAGGCTTTGTTCAGGCTCCTAACCCTGGTTCAAATCAAGTTCCAAACACTGCACCAGGCTCTTCTTCTGGAAGTTTTCCTTTTGCATCTGGTTCATCTGCAAATTTTGCTGGTTTTAATTCTTCTGACGATTATAATGGACCAGCTTCTTCTGCCAATTTTGCAG cttttgacctaattcatatTGATTTATGGGGCCCTTATCATACTGCCACTTACAATGGATACAAATACTTTCTTACCATTGTTGATGACTTCACACGATGTACTTGGACTCATTTACTTACTTGCAAAGGGAATGCTTTTGTTTTTATCAAATCTTTCATTCAAATGGTTGATACACAATTTGGTAGGAAAGTAAAGTGCATCAG GTTACCTTCTAAAGTACTAGATAGCTTGTCACCTTATCAAATTCTATTTGGCAAAGAGCCTGATCTTAGTCATATGCGTTCATTTGGTTGTCTGGTATATGCTTCTTCTCCCAAGCCTGGTAGGGATAAATTTTCCCCTAGGGCTGTTGCTTGTGTGTTCCTTGGCTACCCTTTTGGTAAGAAAGCATACAAATTATTGAATTTGGACAATCACTCCATCATGTATTCAAGAGATGTGGTTTTTCATGAGCATGTATTTCCTTATATTAAAGATGATGTGCACTCTTTTATTCCTGTTTCTTTATCTGATTGCCCTGAACCTACCATACCTGTTGCTACTAATGCACCACATACGTCACAAACATCAGAAGCTGTGCATACTTCTACTATTCATAATACTCCATCTAGCATACCTAATACCACTTCACAAGCAAGTACACATGTTAGACAGTCCACTAGACAATCCAGGCCACCCTCATATCTACAACACTATGTCTGTCAAACACAACATAAGACCCGTAGTCTTTGCAATTTCGACATTTGTGACCATACCCTTACATCTTTGTGTATTCAAGACTTTTCTATGCCAAATTCCATGTGTATGTCTGTCATTGTTGAGCCCAATTCCACTATTAGAAATATTCTTCCTATACAAGAGCCTAAGAATTATGAGGAGGCATCTGTTTATCCTGAATGGCAAGAAGCCATCACTGCTGAATTTAATGCATTAGAGGCAAACAACACATGGTCACTAGTTCCTTTACCACCTGGAAAGAAGTCTATATCTTGTAAATGGGTTTTTAAAGTCAAGCACAAATCTGATGGCACGATTGAGAGATACAAAGCAAGGCTCGTTGTGAAGGGTTTTACCCAAAAGGAAGGCATTGATTATACGAAACTTTTCGCTTTGTTGTAA
- the LOC141610750 gene encoding conserved oligomeric Golgi complex subunit 6 has protein sequence MGTTTLAPGLSRKLKKVLESRLDSPEILSSLNTLSSFYSDNSPHSRRNLRSTIEKRSLQINHEFVAASDAAEQALDQVEAEVNALADCCDRIAKALNSCSSTTGDIISTTERLKQELDVTTQRQEIVSCFLRDYQLSNEEINALKEEELSENFFKALSHVQEIHANCKVLLRTHHQRAGLELMDMMAMYQEGAYERLCRWVQAECRRLGDTDNPEVNELLKTAVRCLKERPVLFKYCAEEVANMRHNALFRRFISALTRGGPGGLPRPIEVHAHDPLRYVGDMLAWLHQALASERELVHALLDPDTVVDTGATARQFVKNSENELGKIESDLTFVLDRIFEGVCRPFKARLEQVLQSQPSLIVSYKLSNQLEFYSYTISDLLGRETALCQTIYTLKDAAQKTFFGILKSRGEKLLRYPPLVAVDLSPPTAVREGVSVMLEIVETYDSIMLPPSKKPEFDPVISALLDPIIQMCEQAAEAHKSKGMGHSSRRGRMSSDVNQLNKSSVDAILTNSTSVSVSQSIETPSKIFLINCLCAIQQPLIEYEAASKYAKRLGDMIGSHMSVLVNKEVETILTKCNLWNKMPFFRKAFKEASDGTTPRPLAEMEETSPASLSDSLKVFFGLILGTENSLPEFEQMQVPKLRSEACINLAKSLAEAYELIYDAIMDPTNSYPDPKSLARHPPDQIRTILGI, from the exons ATGGGAACAACAACACTAGCACCAGGACTTTCTAGAAAGTTGAAGAAGGTTCTAGAATCTCGTCTAGATTCGCCGGagattctctcttctctcaacaCTTTATCGTCGTTTTACTCCGATAATTCGCCGCATTCTCGCCGGAATCTTCGTTCCACCATTGAAAAGCGTTCTCTTCAGATTAATCATGAGTTCGTCGCCGCTTCTGACGCCGCCGAACAG GCATTGGATCAAGTTGAGGCTGAGGTCAATGCGCTTGCTGATTGTTGTGACAG GATAGCAAAGGCATTAAACAGTTGTAGTTCTACCACTGGGGATATTATTAGCACCACAGAAAGGTTAAAACAGGAACTTGACGTCACTACCCAGAGGCAAGAGATCGTCTCATGTTTTCTTCGTGACTACCAGCTATCAAATGAGGAG ATTAATGCTCTCAAGGAAGAGGAGTTGAGCGAAAATTTCTTCAAGGCACTTTCTCACGTGCAAGAAATCCATGCAAACTGTAAAGTATTGCTCAGGACACATCACCAG CGTGCGGGATTGGAGTTGATGGATATGATGGCTATGTACCAGGAGGGAGCGTATGAGCGTCTTTGCAG GTGGGTTCAAGCTGAGTGTAGGAGACTGGGTGACACTGATAATCCTGAAGTTAACGAACTTTTGAAGACAGCAGTTCGTTGTCTCAAAGAAAGACCTGTTTTATTCAAGTACTGTGCTGAGGAG GTTGCAAATATGAGACACAATGCCCTATTTAGAAGATTTATTAGTGCTCTTACTCGTGGAGGACCTGGCGGTTTGCCCAGACCTATTGAAGTGCACGCACATGACCCTTTACGTTATGTGGGTGATATGCTGGCGTGGCTTCATCAG GCGTTGGCATCTGAGAGAGAACTTGTCCATGCCTTGCTTGATCCTGATACTGTGGTAGATACTGGGGCAACTGCACGACAATTTGTCAAGAACTCTGAGAATGAGCTTGGAAAAATAGAATCAGATTTGACTTTTGTTCTTGATCGTATTTTCGAAGGAGTTTGCAGACCATTTAAAGCTAGATTGGAGCAAGTTTTACAGTCGCAACCAAGTCTTATAGTTTCGTATAAACTTAGTAATCAGCTGGAGTTCTATAGCTATACT ATATCTGATTTACTAGGTAGAGAAACAGCTCTTTGCCAAACAATTTACACTCTTAAAGATGCTGCTCAAAAAACCTTTTTTGGCATTTTGAAAAGCCGTGGGGAAAAGCTACTGCGGTATCCTCCTCTTGTCGCTGTTGATCTTTCACCGCCCACAGCTGTAAGAGAAGGAGTTTCTGTCATGCTTGAAATAGTTGAAACATATGACAGCATCATGCTCCCGCCTTCGAAGAAACCTGAATTTGATCCTGTGATATCTGCTCTTTTGGATCCTATTATTCAG ATGTGTGAGCAAGCAGCTGAGGCACATAAATCCAAAGGAATGGGTCACTCATCAAGGAGGGGTAGAATGAGCTCGGACGTCAATCAACTAAACAAATCATCAGTTGATGCTATTTTGACTAATAGCACCTCTGTTTCGGTTTCTCAG AGCATCGAGACACCTTCTAAGATCTTCCTCATCAATTGTTTGTGTGCCATCCAACAACCTTTGATCGAATATGAAGCCGCATCTAAGTACGCAAAGAGACTTGGTGATATGATCGGAAGCCACATGAGTGTTCTAGTGAACAAAGAAGTTGAGACCATTCTAACAAAATGCAACTTGTGGAACAAAATGCCCTTCTTCAGGAAAGCATTCAAAGAGGCAAGTGATGGAACTACGCCCCGTCCATTGGCAGAAATGGAAGAAACGTCTCCCGCTTCATTGTCGGATAGTCTGAAGGTTTTCTTTGGGCTCATCTTGGGTACCGAAAATTCCCTTCCAGAATTTGAGCAAATGCAGGTCCCTAAGCTTCGTTCAGAAGCTTGCATCAATTTGGCCAAATCTCTTGCGGAAGCATATGAGCTCATTTATGACGCAATAATGGATCCTACAAATTCTTACCCGGATCCGAAGTCGCTTGCTAGACACCCACCAGATCAGATTCGGACCATTTTGGGTATATGA
- the LOC141610748 gene encoding uncharacterized protein LOC141610748 produces the protein MMNKELPPEPLDFFIWTVEDVGMWLEEINLGTYRQIFKENGVNGEYLEGMSMFTTEQILRFIRRCHMKWGDFITLCKELRRIKVACLKGEQKVRRPWWAPSCLSVVFVKAAKRNRQSRVVSLKLEP, from the exons ATGATGAACAAAGAGTTACCGCCTGAGCCTTTGGATTTCTTCATCTGGACTGTTGAG GATGTTGGTATGTGGTTGGAAGAAATAAATCTCGGTACCTACCGCCAGATTTTTAAGGAAAATGGTGTCAATGGCGAGTACTTAGAGGGAATGTCGATGTTCACAACTGAGCAGATACTTAGGTTTATCAGACGCTGCCACATGAAATGGGGTGATTTCATCACCCTTTGCAAGGAATTGCGGCGAATAAAAG TGGCTTGTTTGAAAGGAGAGCAAAAAGTACGGAGACCGTGGTGGGCTCCGTCTTGCCTGTCAGTAGTCTTCGTGAAGGCAGCCAAGCGCAACCGACAGTCCCGAGTTGTCTCCTTGAAGCTTGAACCATGA
- the LOC141612788 gene encoding cathecol O-methyltransferase 1-like has translation MSAMRLRLGLSCKKPEESAFMLDRILRLLASNRLLTCSVDKVDGRSVRRYGLSPVGKYLVPDEEGVCLNPLLSMAAHRAFRLSRSKLKDAILEGGNPFHMAHGKSAFEYASIDESFNQIFNTAMRNYSTIMMKYLVEKYNGFKGVKQLVEVAGGFGHIIRIIVFKYPSIKGINFDLPHVIQKALPIPGVEHISGDMFESVPQGDAILMKWIIHDWDDDKCIHLLKNCYASLPEKGKVIIIEGILPEIPLPTIEAKAISQMDIAMLTQMEEGKERTKEEFTALSHAAGFLDIRFVCCVCNYWIIELHK, from the exons ATGTCTGCAATGAGATTGCGGCTCGGTTTGTCTTGTAAGAAGCCAGAGGAGAGTGCGTTCATGCTGGACAGGATCCTCCGGCTTCTTGCATCTAATAGACTTCTTACTTGTTCGGTTGATAAGGTTGATGGGCGGTCCGTGAGACGATATGGACTTTCGCCTGTAGGGAAATACTTGGTGCCTGATGAAGAAGGGGTGTGTCTTAACCCCTTGCTCTCTATGGCCGCGCATAGGGCCTTCCGTCTTAGCAG GAGCAAACTCAAGGATGCCATACTAGAGGGAGGGAACCCATTTCACATGGCACATGGAAAGAGTGCATTTGAATATGCATCAATAGACGAAAGTTTTAATCAAATATTTAATACGGCAATGCGTAATTATTCGACAATTATGATGAAATATTTGGTGGAAAAATATAATGGTTTTAAGGGTGTTAAACAATTGGTTGAAGTTGCGGGTGGTTTTGGCCATATTATTCGTATTATTGTTTTTAAGTATCCTTCAATTAAAGGCATCAATTTTGATCTACCACATGTCATACAAAAAGCCCTCCCGATACCTG GTGTGGAGCATATTAGTGGAGACATGTTTGAGAGTGTTCCACAAGGAGATGCTATTCTAATGAAG TGGATCATACATGATTGGGATGATGACAAGTGCATACATTTGCTAAAGAACTGTTATGCATCACTACCAGAAAAAGGGAAAGTTATAATAATAGAAGGAATACTTCCAGAAATACCCCTACCAACAATTGAAGCAAAGGCAATTAGTCAAATGGATATAGCAATGTTAACACAAATGGAAGAAGGAAAAGAAAGGACAAAAGAGGAATTTACTGCATTATCTCATGCAGCTGGGTTTTTAGATATTAGGTTTGTTTGTTGTGTTTGCAATTATTGGATTATTGAGTTGCACAAGTAG
- the LOC141610751 gene encoding pentatricopeptide repeat-containing protein At1g43980, mitochondrial translates to MYPLVRQSHVIPRTLAFYSRQIDLCLSSKSVKPTKIVHAQLIKVGLNSHTFLGNRCLELYTRYSCLDNILKAFGDITRKNIISWNICLKGVLKNGHDELAHSLFEEMPERDVVSWNSIFSWYTSCDHSDIAWVRFRQMLHTGVKPSAYTFSILISMVSYSLHGKELHGGMIKSGLIRSNVVLGNSLIDMYSKLGIINYAYGVFLTMDNLDMISWNSMIIGYSKCGCGELALSQFSLMRSSGYPSDEFTCSAVITCCTTLRNLEKGKQIFALCIKVGFLCNSIISSAIIDLFSKCNRLELSVQLFNDLNRWDSVVCNSMISSYTSHGIGENALKLLVRMLRANIRPTEFTLCSVLSSISGIPVEQGTQIHSMVIKSGFEKDYIVGSSIVDMYSKVGLIDCAIIFFASMSLRDIISWNTMIMGLVHNGRSAEALKTFMNLCKSGLPPDRISFAGVLLACSCGGFIDEGTAIFSKMECSYGVKPCYEHYATLVDMLCQAGRFNEALEVTKRIPQLRESTIWGTLLHACLGHGDVRLAEKVAERLLELEPQLSLPYIVLAHIYEMRGQWEDIVRVRETMKRNIATKVGGRSWIVLKGQLYTFMAEQLHHHASKEIYSVLELLALDKNEITATEFSETDVD, encoded by the coding sequence ATGTACCCTTTGGTAAGGCAGAGTCATGTCATCCCGAGAACTCTAGCATTTTACTCTCGACAAATTGACCTTTGCCTTTCATCGAAATCAGTAAAACCTACGAAAATCGTTCATGCTCAATTAATTAAAGTTGGGTTAAATAGTCACACATTTCTGGGTAATCGCTGTCTTGAACTTTATACCCGGTATTCGTGCCTTGACAATATTCTGAAAGCATTTGGTGACATAACTAGGAAGAACATTATATCTTGGAATATTTGCTTAAAGGGTGTGCTTAAGAATGGACATGATGAGCTGGCTCATTCTCTGTTTGAGGAAATGCCTGAACGTGATGTTGTGAGTTGGAACTCCATATTTTCATGGTATACATCATGTGATCACAGTGATATTGCGTGGGTAAGATTCCGGCAAATGCTACACACGGGAGTGAAGCCAAGTGCGTACACTTTCTCAATTCTCATATCTATGGTGTCTTATTCTCTTCATGGAAAGGAACTTCATGGCGGGATGATTAAAAGTGGTTTGATTAGGTCAAATGTGGTGCTGGGAAATTCCTTAATTGACATGTATAGTAAGCTTGGCATAATCAACTATGCGTATGGCGTATTTCTGACAATGGATAACTTGGATATGATTTCTTGGAATTCTATGATCATAGGATATTCTAAATGTGGGTGTGGAGAACTAGCATTAAGTCAGTTCTCACTGATGAGATCCTCAGGGTATCCATCTGATGAGTTCACATGTTCTGCAGTAATCACGTGCTGCACGACTTTGCGGAACTTGGAAAAGGGTAAGCAGATTTTTGCTCTGTGCATCAAAGTTGGCTTTCTTTGCAATTCCATCATATCAAGTGCCATTATTGACCTGTTCTCCAAATGCAACAGATTGGAGCTCTCTGTTCAGCTCTTCAATGATCTCAATAGGTGGGATTCCGTAGTTTGCAATTCCATGATCTCAAGCTATACGTCACATGGCATTGGAGAGAACGCTCTCAAGCTACTTGTGCGCATGTTGAGAGCAAATATTAGGCCAACAGAGTTCACTCTCTGTAGTGTCCTTTCCTCTATTTCTGGTATTCCAGTGGAGCAAGGAACTCAAATTCATTCTATGGTTATTAAATCCGGTTTTGAGAAGGATTACATCGTTGGTAGCTCAATTGTCGATATGTATAGTAAGGTTGGGTTAATTGACTGTGCCATAATTTTTTTCGCAAGTATGTCTCTGCGGGATATTATTTCCTGGAATACCATGATTATGGGATTGGTCCACAATGGAAGATCGGCTGAGGCCCTAAAAACCTTCATGAATCTATGTAAAAGTGGTCTGCCGCCAGATCGAATATCATTTGCAGGGGTCCTACTAGCTTGTAGCTGTGGAGGTTTCATAGATGAAGGAACTGCTATATTTTCGAAAATGGAGTGTTCTTATGGGGTAAAGCCCTGCTACGAGCATTATGCTACCCTAGTGGATATGTTGTGTCAAGCGGGTCGGTTCAATGAAGCACTAGAGGTTACTAAAAGGATACCCCAGTTACGTGAATCTACGATTTGGGGAACATTACTCCATGCATGCTTGGGTCATGGAGACGTAAGGCTTGCTGAAAAAGTAGCAGAGAGGTTATTGGAGTTGGAGCCGCAGTTATCACTACCTTACATTGTGTTGGCTCATATATATGAAATGAGAGGTCAATGGGAGGATATAGTTCGTGTTAGAGAAACCATGAAGAGAAATATTGCAACCAAAGTTGGTGGACGCAGTTGGATCGTATTAAAAGGTCAGCTGTATACTTTTATGGCAGAACAGCTTCATCACCATGCTAGCAAAGAGATATACTCTGTTCTTGAGCTACTGGCCTTGGACAAAAATGAGATTACTGCCACGGAATTTTCTGAAACTGATGTTGATTAA